A window from Primulina eburnea isolate SZY01 chromosome 2, ASM2296580v1, whole genome shotgun sequence encodes these proteins:
- the LOC140817517 gene encoding uncharacterized protein isoform X1, with the protein MDRRYGTGIRPSEANGYAVYSRSGRLKSGNGNSIRYFDDVLQCSGISSKAVEVVSSDRDTVARCGDFVNVGGVVDKFGDISGTVTVVMRDGHRRFTRSVLNSKIEDSKMENGVDFEVDGSEGATVAAPGSPTKKMEMPKNIQIKGRPTTVRELLGTGLLEGYPVFYNGGKKGFPLRGTIKDGGIICSCSLCKGIMVVPPCKFEIHACKSYRRASQYICLENGKSLLDIVKECRKDSVKALEETIQNFICPMPVKESFICHSCKETFIATSPANVEQLCDSCTIIVNSDAVAKCVTSGPSEPVLCSTISENTEDLDPPQNESRRGRKKRKHLELASDSKYSRRSSPLMSATKGKWEITNMRAQSSSASKCRVSASVRYTRSVSYVNTDGSASSHGLLNKKTGGRLLKKLSNTKSHSKSSETGSPSISVRSKSSWKITKKDQRMHRLVFEDGGLPDGTEVAYYSHGKKLREGYKMGSGIVCRCCNTQVSPSQFEAHAGWEARRKPYMYIYTSNGVSLHEFAVSLLKGRNGSAKNNDDLCIICADGGKLVLCDGCPRAFHKECASLSCIPRGKWYCTYCQNMFQRERFVESNANAVAAGRVLGIDAIEQIKSRCIRIVRSPEEAELIACVICRGYDFSKSGFGPRTVILCDQCEKEYHVGCLKKCKMSDLKELPKGKWFCSVNCKRIYSALQNLLNNGAEKLPDTTLDVIMKKWEGKNLVADTDLDVRWRLLNGNNTSRENRVLLSQAVAIFHECFDPIVDSETGRDFIPSMVYGRNIRGQDFSGMHCAILTVNSTVVSVGILRIFGQEMAELPLAATRVGNQDRGYFQILYTCIEKLLAFLSVKLFVLPAAEEAKSIWTKKFGFTTITEEQLSNYKKICWQIITFKGTSMLEKQVPKCRIINQDKSDSLPPGSD; encoded by the exons ATGGATCGACGCTATGGAACAGGGATTAGGCCGAGTGAGGCGAATGGTTACGCCGTTTATTCGAGGAGTGGGCGGTTGAAGAGTGGAAACGGGAACAGCATTAGATATTTTGATGATGTCCTACAATGTTCGGGAATCTCCAGTAAGGCCGTGGAGGTAGTAAGTTCGGACCGTGATACTGTAGCCCGTTGTGGTGACTTTGTAAATGTTGGTGGAGTTGTGGATAAATTTGGCGACATTAGTGGTACTGTGACGGTTGTCATGAGAGATGGTCACCGGAGATTTACGCGATCGGTACTGAACTCCAAGATCGAGGATTCTAAAATGGAAAATGGGGTGGATTTTGAGGTAGACGGATCGGAAGGTGCGACAGTGGCTGCACCGGGTAGTCCGACGAAGAAGATGGAGATGCCCAAAAATATCCAGATAAAAGGACGCCCGACAACAGTTAGGGAGCTCTTAGGGACTGGGTTGTTGGAAGGGTATCCAGTTTTTTACAATGGTGGCAAGAAG GGGTTTCCTCTGCGGGGAACCATAAAAGATGGCGGTATCATTTGTTCTTGCAGTTTGTGCAAAGGAATTATG GTAGTACCTCCTTGCAAATTTGAAATCCATGCCTGTAAATCATATAGACGTGCATCTCAGTATATATGCTTAGAGAACGGTAAAAGCCTCCTCGACATTGTCAAAGAATGCCGCAAAGATTCTGTGAAGGCGTTGGAAGAAACCATACAAAACTTCATATGTCCCATGCCTGTGAAGGAATCTTTTATCTGTCACAGTTGCAAGG AGACGTTTATCGCGACATCACCTGCAAATGTGGAACAACTTTGTGATTCTTGCACGATTATTGTGAATTCAGACGCTGTTGCGAAATGCGTGACATCTGG CCCTTCGGAGCCAGTTCTTTGTTCTACAATTTCTGAAAATACTGAAGATCTTGACCCTCCACAAAACGAAAGTCGTCGAGGAAGGAAGAAAAGAAA GCATTTGGAGTTGGCTTCTGATTCAAAATATTCCAGAAGATCGTCACCCCTAATGTCAGCAACAAAAGGAAAATGGGAGATTACAAATAT GCGGGCACAATCATCTTCTGCATCTAAATGCCGTGTAAGCGCTTCAGTAAGGTATACAAGGTCCGTGTCATATGTAAATACAGATGGTAGTGCTTCCTCGCATGGCTTACTGAACAAGAAGACTGGTGGAAGGCTCTTAAAAAA GTTATCAAATACTAAATCACATTCCAAATCCTCGGAAACTGGATCTCCATCTATCTCAGTGCGATCAAAGAGTTCATGGAAAATAACTAAAAA GGATCAGAGGATGCACAGGCTGGTTTTTGAGGATGGTGGATTACCAGATGGAACTGAAGTCGCATATTATTCCCATGGCAAG AAATTGCGTGAAGGGTATAAAATGGGATCAGGAATAGTTTGCCGTTGTTGCAACACTCAG GTCAGTCCATCTCAGTTTGAAGCTCATGCTGGTTGGGAAGCCCGCAGAAAACC CTATATGTATATCTACACATCTAATGGGGTGTCCCTCCATGAATTCGCTGTATCTCTGCTGAAAGGTCGTAATGGTTCTGCCAAGAATAATGATGACTTGTGCATCATTTGTGCAGATGGTGGGAAACTTGTGCTTTGTGATGGATGTCCTAGGGCATTTCACAAAG AATGTGCATCATTGTCATGTATCCCTCGTGGTAAATGGTATTGCACATACTGCCAAAACATGTTTCAGAGAGAGAGATTTGTTGAATCCAATGCCAATGCTGTTGCTGCTGGAAGAGTTTTAGGTATTGATGCAATAGAGCAGATAAAAAGTCGTTGCATTCGCATTGTCAGGAGCCCTGAAGAAGCTGAGTTAATAGCATGTGTGATCTGCAG AGGCTATGATTTTAGCAAATCTGGTTTTGGTCCACGCACTGTCATACTGTGTGATCAG TGCGAAAAGGAGTATCATGTTGGCTGTTTGAAAAAATGCAAGATGTCTGATCTAAAG GAACTTCCCAAAGGAAAATGGTTTTGTTCTGTGAATTGCAAGAGGATATACTCTGCACTGCAAAATTTGCTAAATAATGGGGCGGAAAAGCTTCCAGACACTACTTTAGACGTCATAATGAAAAAGTGGGAGGGAAAGAATTTAGTTGCTGATACCGATCTCGATGTAAGATGGAGGCTTTTAAATGGGAACAATACTTCTCGTGAAAACCGTGTGTTGCTATCACAGGCTGTGGCAATATTTCAT GAATGTTTCGACCCAATTGTGGATTCAGAGACTGGAAGGGACTTCATTCCATCTATGGTTTATGG GAGGAATATAAGGGGCCAAGACTTCAGCGGAATGCATTGTGCTATATTAACAGTAAA TTCAACAGTTGTATCAGTAGGGATCCTGCGGATTTTTGGGCAGGAGATGGCTGAACTTCCATTGGCTGCAACACGTGTCGGTAATCAAGATAGG GGATACTTCCAAATCCTGTACACATGCATCGAAAAATTGCTCGCTTTCTTGAGCGTGAAACTCTTTGTTCTCCCAGCAGCTGAGGAGGCAAAATCAATATGGACAAAAAAGTTTGGATTCACAACGATTACTGAAGAGCAG CTCTCGAATTACaaaaaaatttgttggcaaATTATAACTTTCAAGGGGACGTCCATGTTAGAGAAACAAGTTCCGAAGTGTCGTATTATTAACCAAGATAAATCAGATTCCCTGCCCCCCGGCAGTGACTAA
- the LOC140817517 gene encoding uncharacterized protein isoform X2: MDRRYGTGIRPSEANGYAVYSRSGRLKSGNGNSIRYFDDVLQCSGISSKAVEVVSSDRDTVARCGDFVNVGGVVDKFGDISGTVTVVMRDGHRRFTRSVLNSKIEDSKMENGVDFEVDGSEGATVAAPGSPTKKMEMPKNIQIKGRPTTVRELLGTGLLEGYPVFYNGGKKGFPLRGTIKDGGIICSCSLCKGIMVVPPCKFEIHACKSYRRASQYICLENGKSLLDIVKECRKDSVKALEETIQNFICPMPVKESFICHSCKETFIATSPANVEQLCDSCTIIVNSDAVAKCVTSGPSEPVLCSTISENTEDLDPPQNESRRGRKKRKHLELASDSKYSRRSSPLMSATKGKWEITNMRAQSSSASKCRVSASVRYTRSVSYVNTDGSASSHGLLNKKTGGRLLKKLSNTKSHSKSSETGSPSISVRSKSSWKITKKDQRMHRLVFEDGGLPDGTEVAYYSHGKKLREGYKMGSGIVCRCCNTQVSPSQFEAHAGWEARRKPYMYIYTSNGVSLHEFAVSLLKGRNGSAKNNDDLCIICADGGKLVLCDGCPRAFHKECASLSCIPRGKWYCTYCQNMFQRERFVESNANAVAAGRVLGIDAIEQIKSRCIRIVRSPEEAELIACVICRGYDFSKSGFGPRTVILCDQCEKEYHVGCLKKCKMSDLKELPKGKWFCSVNCKRIYSALQNLLNNGAEKLPDTTLDVIMKKWEGKNLVADTDLDVRWRLLNGNNTSRENRVLLSQAVAIFHECFDPIVDSETGRDFIPSMVYGRNIRGQDFSGMHCAILTFNSCISRDPADFWAGDG, from the exons ATGGATCGACGCTATGGAACAGGGATTAGGCCGAGTGAGGCGAATGGTTACGCCGTTTATTCGAGGAGTGGGCGGTTGAAGAGTGGAAACGGGAACAGCATTAGATATTTTGATGATGTCCTACAATGTTCGGGAATCTCCAGTAAGGCCGTGGAGGTAGTAAGTTCGGACCGTGATACTGTAGCCCGTTGTGGTGACTTTGTAAATGTTGGTGGAGTTGTGGATAAATTTGGCGACATTAGTGGTACTGTGACGGTTGTCATGAGAGATGGTCACCGGAGATTTACGCGATCGGTACTGAACTCCAAGATCGAGGATTCTAAAATGGAAAATGGGGTGGATTTTGAGGTAGACGGATCGGAAGGTGCGACAGTGGCTGCACCGGGTAGTCCGACGAAGAAGATGGAGATGCCCAAAAATATCCAGATAAAAGGACGCCCGACAACAGTTAGGGAGCTCTTAGGGACTGGGTTGTTGGAAGGGTATCCAGTTTTTTACAATGGTGGCAAGAAG GGGTTTCCTCTGCGGGGAACCATAAAAGATGGCGGTATCATTTGTTCTTGCAGTTTGTGCAAAGGAATTATG GTAGTACCTCCTTGCAAATTTGAAATCCATGCCTGTAAATCATATAGACGTGCATCTCAGTATATATGCTTAGAGAACGGTAAAAGCCTCCTCGACATTGTCAAAGAATGCCGCAAAGATTCTGTGAAGGCGTTGGAAGAAACCATACAAAACTTCATATGTCCCATGCCTGTGAAGGAATCTTTTATCTGTCACAGTTGCAAGG AGACGTTTATCGCGACATCACCTGCAAATGTGGAACAACTTTGTGATTCTTGCACGATTATTGTGAATTCAGACGCTGTTGCGAAATGCGTGACATCTGG CCCTTCGGAGCCAGTTCTTTGTTCTACAATTTCTGAAAATACTGAAGATCTTGACCCTCCACAAAACGAAAGTCGTCGAGGAAGGAAGAAAAGAAA GCATTTGGAGTTGGCTTCTGATTCAAAATATTCCAGAAGATCGTCACCCCTAATGTCAGCAACAAAAGGAAAATGGGAGATTACAAATAT GCGGGCACAATCATCTTCTGCATCTAAATGCCGTGTAAGCGCTTCAGTAAGGTATACAAGGTCCGTGTCATATGTAAATACAGATGGTAGTGCTTCCTCGCATGGCTTACTGAACAAGAAGACTGGTGGAAGGCTCTTAAAAAA GTTATCAAATACTAAATCACATTCCAAATCCTCGGAAACTGGATCTCCATCTATCTCAGTGCGATCAAAGAGTTCATGGAAAATAACTAAAAA GGATCAGAGGATGCACAGGCTGGTTTTTGAGGATGGTGGATTACCAGATGGAACTGAAGTCGCATATTATTCCCATGGCAAG AAATTGCGTGAAGGGTATAAAATGGGATCAGGAATAGTTTGCCGTTGTTGCAACACTCAG GTCAGTCCATCTCAGTTTGAAGCTCATGCTGGTTGGGAAGCCCGCAGAAAACC CTATATGTATATCTACACATCTAATGGGGTGTCCCTCCATGAATTCGCTGTATCTCTGCTGAAAGGTCGTAATGGTTCTGCCAAGAATAATGATGACTTGTGCATCATTTGTGCAGATGGTGGGAAACTTGTGCTTTGTGATGGATGTCCTAGGGCATTTCACAAAG AATGTGCATCATTGTCATGTATCCCTCGTGGTAAATGGTATTGCACATACTGCCAAAACATGTTTCAGAGAGAGAGATTTGTTGAATCCAATGCCAATGCTGTTGCTGCTGGAAGAGTTTTAGGTATTGATGCAATAGAGCAGATAAAAAGTCGTTGCATTCGCATTGTCAGGAGCCCTGAAGAAGCTGAGTTAATAGCATGTGTGATCTGCAG AGGCTATGATTTTAGCAAATCTGGTTTTGGTCCACGCACTGTCATACTGTGTGATCAG TGCGAAAAGGAGTATCATGTTGGCTGTTTGAAAAAATGCAAGATGTCTGATCTAAAG GAACTTCCCAAAGGAAAATGGTTTTGTTCTGTGAATTGCAAGAGGATATACTCTGCACTGCAAAATTTGCTAAATAATGGGGCGGAAAAGCTTCCAGACACTACTTTAGACGTCATAATGAAAAAGTGGGAGGGAAAGAATTTAGTTGCTGATACCGATCTCGATGTAAGATGGAGGCTTTTAAATGGGAACAATACTTCTCGTGAAAACCGTGTGTTGCTATCACAGGCTGTGGCAATATTTCAT GAATGTTTCGACCCAATTGTGGATTCAGAGACTGGAAGGGACTTCATTCCATCTATGGTTTATGG GAGGAATATAAGGGGCCAAGACTTCAGCGGAATGCATTGTGCTATATTAACA TTCAACAGTTGTATCAGTAGGGATCCTGCGGATTTTTGGGCAGGAGATGGCTGA
- the LOC140817538 gene encoding small ribosomal subunit protein bS16m/bS16c-like produces MVVRLRLSRLGCRNKPFYRVMAADSRSPRDGKHLEVLGYYNPLPGQDGGKRMGLNFDRVKYWLSVGAQPSEPVQHLLFRSGLLPPPPMLAMGRKGGPRDTRPVDPMTGRIIKPEITEGAETDLVPEDNEVDQEEITSSS; encoded by the exons ATGGTGGTGCGTTTACGGCTTTCTCGGCTGGGATGCCGTAACAAGCCATTTTACAGAGTAATGGCCGCTGATAGCCGATCCCCTAGAGATGGAAAGCATTTGGAAGTCTTGGGCTACTACAACCCTCTTCCTG GTCAGGATGGCGGTAAAAGAATGGGTCTTAATTTTGATAGAGTGAA GTACTGGCTTTCTGTTGGCGCACAACCCTCGGAACCTGTTCAACACCTCCTCTTTCGATCTGGCTTGTTACCCCCACCTCCAATGCTTGCAATGGGACGAAAAGGTGGCCCACGAGATACTCGCCCTGTTGATCCAATGACAGGGCGCATTATAAAACCTGAAATAACAGAAGGTGCTGAAACCGACCTGGTCCCTGAAGATAATGAAGTTGACCAGGAAGAAATTACCAGTTCTTCATGA
- the LOC140817528 gene encoding serine/threonine protein phosphatase 2A 57 kDa regulatory subunit B' beta isoform-like, which translates to MFNKIMKRGHRKVAKSDADYGYMPPNRSSGSVSTSDVVINHASRSGGAVSNSHLPQHVASAEVVSPPLPYTGTVENLPMFRDVMVAERQNLFLRKLQICCFCFDFSETLKMVREKEIKRQALAELVDFIQSGSGKITESNQEEMVKMISVNIFRCLPPASHENTGSETIDPEEEPYLEPSWPHLQLVYELLLRYVVSSDTDTKVAKRYIDHSFVLKLLELFDSEDPREREYLKTILHRIYGKFMVHRPFIRKAINNIFYRFIYETERHNGVAELLEILGSIVNGFALPMKEEHKLFLVRALIPLHKPKPVAMYHQQLSYCITQFVEKDYKLADTVIRGLLKYWPVTNCQKEVLFLGELEEVLEATQAAEFQRCMVPLFRQIARCLNSSHFQVAERALFLWNNEHIVGLIAQNRSIILPIIFAALEKNIQSHWNPAVHGLTVNIRKMLVEMDAELFEECQRQYAERESKTRELEEQRELMWQRLAAAAAQGGRN; encoded by the exons ATGTTTAATAAGATAATGAAGAGGGGACACCGAAAGGTGGCCAAATCGGATGCTGATTATGGTTATATGCCACCGAATCGGAGCTCTGGATCCGTTTCTACGTCTGATGTTGTCATCAACCACGCTTCTCGAAGTGGGGGGGCAGTTTCGAATTCACATCTGCCTCAGCATGTAGCTTCTGCTGAAGTTGTGTCTCCTCCTCTTCCTTACACGGGTACCGTTGAGAATCTACCTATGTTTAGAGATGTTATGGTTGCCGAGCGTCAGAATTTGTTTCTGCGGAAACTGCAAATCTGCTGCTTCTGTTTTGATTTCTCAGAGACCTTAAAGATGGTGAGGGAAAAGGAGATTAAAAGGCAGGCTCTTGCAGAGCTCGTGGATTTTATTCAATCTGGATCAGGTAAAATAACTGAATCTAATCAAGAGGAGATGGTTAAAATGATATCTGTGAATATATTCCGTTGCTTGCCCCCGGCCTCCCATGAAAATACGGGATCTGAGACTATAGACCCAGAGGAGGAGCCGTATCTTGAGCCTTCTTGGCCGCATTTACAACTAGTTTATGAGCTTCTCCTGCGCTACGTGGTTTCTTCGGATACAGATACAAAAGTTGCCAAGCGTTACATTGATCATTCCTTTGTTTTGAAGTTGCTCGAGTTGTTTGATTCTGAAGACCCAAGGGAGAGGGAGTATTTGAAAACGATTCTGCATAGAATATATGGGAAATTCATGGTACACAGGCCCTTTATTAGGAAGGCGATAAACAATATCTTTTATAGGTTTATATATGAGACAGAGAGGCACAATGGGGTCGCCGAACTCTTGGAGATACTTGGGAGTATAGTTAATGGGTTTGCCTTGCCAATGAAGGAGGAGCACAAGCTGTTTTTAGTCCGGGCTTTGATACCACTCCACAAGCCTAAGCCGGTAGCAATGTATCATCAGCAGTTGTCTTATTGCATCACGCAGTTTGTGGAAAAGGACTATAAGTTGGCAGATACCGTGATAAGGGGCTTACTGAAATACTGGCCAGTCACCAACTGCCAAAAGGAGGTTCTCTTTCTAGGGGAACTCGAGGAAGTGCTGGAGGCAACACAGGCTGCAGAATTTCAGCGCTGTATGGTCCCTCTTTTCCGACAGATTGCTCGTTGCCTCAACAGCTCCCATTTTCAG GTTGCAGAACGAGCTCTCTTTCTATGGAATAACGAACATATCGTGGGATTGATTGCTCAAAATCGCAGTATTATTTTGCCAATAATCTTTGCGGCATTGGAAAAGAATATCCAGTCCCACTGGAACCCTGCAGTACACGGTCTAACTGTTAACATACGAAAAATGCTTGTGGAGATGGATGCCGAGTTATTTGAAGAGTGCCAGAGGCAGTATGCAGAGAGGGAGTCCAAAACCAGGGAACTGGAAGAACAACGGGAGTTAATGTGGCAACGATTGGCAGCAGCTGCTGCTCAAGGAGGCAGAAACTGA
- the LOC140817546 gene encoding uncharacterized protein isoform X2, producing the protein MAAVNASCVSFTPVSSSSPMLLSSNFTTFPSNFSSRPLSATVKRRILLDSLSAINIERSVCQTVESTGTQLHSFSPLPLLVLAALPGAATVTSVFGPLVELVKLWNLPDWLIHWGHPGNMEEKAKAKALHPNLLGGMFFFFALGATGGITSLLTSDKSIFESPHAVTGFIGLTLLTVQTILPALFEGNPGLRNVHGILGSGIMTLFLVHAALGLQLGLSY; encoded by the exons ATGGCTGCGGTAAATGCCTCTTGTGTTTCTTTTACACCAGTGTCATCTTCTTCTCCTATGCTTCTCAGTTCAAATTTCACCACCTTCCCATCAAACTTTTCTTCCCGACCACTCTCCGCCACTGTAAAAAGAAGGATTCTTTTGGATTCTCTTTCTGCTATCAACATTGAGCgcagtgtttgtcaaactgtaGAGTCCACTGGAACCCAATTGCATTCGTTCTCCCCTTTGCCTTTACTGGTTTTAGCTGCTCTTCCAGGCG CTGCAACTGTAACATCTGTCTTTGGCCCTTTGGTCGAACTTGTGAAGTTATGGAATCTTCCCGACTGGCTAATCCATTGGGGTCACCCTGGTAACATG GAAGAAAAGGCTAAGGCCAAAGCTTTGCATCCTAATCTTCTTGGAGgaatgttcttcttctttgCTCTAGGAGCTACTGGTGGGATCACGTCTCTTCTCACTTCAGATAAATCCATTTTTGAAAG TCCTCATGCTGTGACAGGTTTCATAGGACTCACTCTTTTGACAGTTCAGACAATACTACCAGCATTGTTTGAG GGGAATCCGGGATTGCGAAATGTTCATGGAATATTGGGCAGTGGGATTATGACATTGTTCCTAGTTCATGCCGCGCTTGGGCTTCAACTCGGCCTCAGTTACTAA
- the LOC140817546 gene encoding uncharacterized protein isoform X1: MAAVNASCVSFTPVSSSSPMLLSSNFTTFPSNFSSRPLSATVKRRILLDSLSAINIERSVCQTVESTGTQLHSFSPLPLLVLAALPGAATVTSVFGPLVELVKLWNLPDWLIHWGHPGNMAVVLFAMGGYGTYLGFRIRFSDNVEEKAKAKALHPNLLGGMFFFFALGATGGITSLLTSDKSIFESPHAVTGFIGLTLLTVQTILPALFEGNPGLRNVHGILGSGIMTLFLVHAALGLQLGLSY; this comes from the exons ATGGCTGCGGTAAATGCCTCTTGTGTTTCTTTTACACCAGTGTCATCTTCTTCTCCTATGCTTCTCAGTTCAAATTTCACCACCTTCCCATCAAACTTTTCTTCCCGACCACTCTCCGCCACTGTAAAAAGAAGGATTCTTTTGGATTCTCTTTCTGCTATCAACATTGAGCgcagtgtttgtcaaactgtaGAGTCCACTGGAACCCAATTGCATTCGTTCTCCCCTTTGCCTTTACTGGTTTTAGCTGCTCTTCCAGGCG CTGCAACTGTAACATCTGTCTTTGGCCCTTTGGTCGAACTTGTGAAGTTATGGAATCTTCCCGACTGGCTAATCCATTGGGGTCACCCTGGTAACATG GCTGTTGTGCTGTTTGCCATGGGAGGATATGGGACATATTTGGGTTTTCGTATTCGTTTCTCAGACAATGTG GAAGAAAAGGCTAAGGCCAAAGCTTTGCATCCTAATCTTCTTGGAGgaatgttcttcttctttgCTCTAGGAGCTACTGGTGGGATCACGTCTCTTCTCACTTCAGATAAATCCATTTTTGAAAG TCCTCATGCTGTGACAGGTTTCATAGGACTCACTCTTTTGACAGTTCAGACAATACTACCAGCATTGTTTGAG GGGAATCCGGGATTGCGAAATGTTCATGGAATATTGGGCAGTGGGATTATGACATTGTTCCTAGTTCATGCCGCGCTTGGGCTTCAACTCGGCCTCAGTTACTAA
- the LOC140817542 gene encoding uncharacterized protein produces MAESSTLCVSFFSSSVPFCGEPMSLTFSFHSTSLPRRRFPFQIHRHQSSPRRFVARAAGSGYFTDDDDSFGMYPWQNSDTADSSIEWIPEERVTLFTADGLIQIGGKLVPRRVSSSDKKQVKAKLSQRYQRFQESNYMDPKQSLCLGALFDIAATNGLDVGRRLCILGFCRSIEMLCDVVEDTVLEHGGEVVTARKASKEGLNEKLTMTVAVPLLWGVPPASETLRLAVRSGGGIVDKVFWQWDFL; encoded by the exons ATGGCGGAATCGTCCACCCTTTGTGTTTCATTCTTTTCTTCATCTGTTCCTTTTTGTGGCGAACCCATGTCCTTGACCTTTTCCTTTCATTCCACTTCTCTCCCACGTCGGAGATTTCCTTTCCAAATCCATCGCCACCAATCATCACCGCGCCGGTTCGTCGCCAGGGCAGCTGGGTCGGGGTATTTTACGGACGACGATGATTCCTTTGGAATGTACCCCTGGCAGAATTCTGACACCGCTGATTCTT CTATTGAGTGGATTCCGGAGGAGAGAGTTACTTTATTTACTGCCGATGGGCTGATCCAAATTGGGGGAAAACTTGTCCCGCGCCGAGTTTCTTCTTCTGAT AAGAAGCAAGTGAAGGCCAAATTATCTCAAAGGTACCAGCGGTTTCAAGAGAGCAACTACATGGATCCAAAACAAAGCCTCTGCCTTGGTGCTTTATTTGATATAGCGGCAACAAAT GGACTTGATGTGGGTAGACGCCTTTGTATTCTTGGGTTTTGCCGTTCGATTGAAATGCTTTGTGATGTTGTGGAAGATACTGTTTTGGAGCATGGTGGGGAG GTTGTGACAGCGAGAAAAGCTAGCAAAGAAGGGCTTAACGAAAAGCTAACAATGACTGTTGCGGTGCCACTGCTATGGGGAGTGCCTCCAGCCTCAGAGACTCTTCGTCTTGCAGTCAGGAGTGGAGGTGGGATCGTGGACAAGGTCTTCTGGCAATGGGATTTCTTATAA
- the LOC140823979 gene encoding uncharacterized protein: MAMTLWSIWHYRNDKLWNGVDRAATINLSLASDLLQQWQLARPQLHPMNPDEANLRWTRLPAGSMKCNVDAAIFKEINKIGGAAIIRDSAGEFMMCSRAGAIVTEGYSKSVKRKQRRYLRLFLGLHP; the protein is encoded by the coding sequence ATGGCCATGACCCTTTGGAGTATCTGGCACTACCGAAATGATAAGCTCTGGAACGGAGTGGATCGAGCAGCTACCATCAATTTATCTCTAGCATCTGATCTTCTCCAGCAATGGCAGTTGGCCCGACCACAATTACATCCAATGAATCCAGACGAAGCAAACCTCCGTTGGACACGGCTACCTGCTGGATCCATGAAATGCAATGTTGATGCGGCCATTTTCAAAGAGATAAATAAGATTGGAGGCGCTGCGATCATCCGCGACTCGGCAGGGGAATTTATGATGTGCAGCCGTGCAGGAGCTATAGTCACCGAGGGCTATTCGAAGTCCGTGAAGCGGAAGCAAAGGCGTTACTTGAGGCTCTTTCTTGGGCTGCATCCTTAG